The following are from one region of the Ruficoccus sp. ZRK36 genome:
- a CDS encoding sugar phosphate isomerase/epimerase family protein: MDTNQLTDFSRLCIHTITHKPWSLKETTDAFAREGVPGITVWRDAVKDMTHEDAGKMIRDKGLDIVSYCRGGFFPGKTEAERAAAIADNEKCIDEAAAIGAPLIVLVVGAAPGISLPEARQQIADGIRAVLPRARDKGVKLAIEPLHPMYAAERSAVNSMKQANDMCEAIADDHCGVAVDVYHLWWDDMLKAEIERCAALDKLFAFHICDWRSPTEDFLLDRGLMGEGVINIREIRSWVEATGYTGYNEVEIFSNRWWNEDQNKFLDQIKEAYLKHS; the protein is encoded by the coding sequence ATGGATACAAACCAGCTGACCGACTTCTCCCGCCTGTGCATCCACACCATCACGCACAAGCCCTGGAGTCTCAAGGAAACCACCGACGCTTTCGCCCGCGAGGGCGTGCCCGGCATCACCGTGTGGCGCGACGCCGTCAAGGACATGACGCACGAGGACGCCGGCAAGATGATCCGCGACAAGGGCCTCGACATCGTCTCGTACTGCCGTGGGGGCTTCTTCCCCGGTAAGACCGAGGCCGAGCGCGCTGCCGCTATCGCCGACAATGAAAAGTGCATCGACGAGGCCGCCGCTATCGGCGCCCCGCTGATCGTGCTCGTGGTTGGCGCCGCCCCCGGCATCTCGCTGCCCGAGGCTCGCCAGCAGATCGCCGACGGCATCCGCGCCGTGCTGCCCCGCGCCCGCGACAAGGGCGTGAAGCTCGCTATCGAGCCGCTGCACCCGATGTACGCCGCCGAGCGCTCCGCCGTGAACTCCATGAAGCAGGCCAACGACATGTGCGAAGCCATCGCCGACGACCACTGCGGCGTCGCCGTGGACGTCTACCACCTGTGGTGGGACGACATGCTCAAGGCCGAGATCGAACGCTGCGCCGCCCTGGACAAGCTCTTCGCCTTCCACATCTGTGACTGGCGCAGCCCCACGGAGGACTTCCTGCTCGACCGCGGCCTGATGGGCGAGGGCGTGATCAACATCCGCGAGATCCGCTCATGGGTCGAAGCCACCGGCTACACCGGTTACAACGAAGTCGAAATCTTCTCCAACCGCTGGTGGAATGAAGACCAGAACAAGTTCCTCGACCAGATCAAGGAAGCCTACCTGAAGCACTCCTGA